One stretch of Saccharopolyspora erythraea DNA includes these proteins:
- a CDS encoding ABC transporter ATP-binding protein: MLSGTGLVAGYRKQIAVLDGVDVEVPRGTVTGLAGPSGCGKSTLARVLALLQRPWSGQVTVDGAEATGFRHATSRAQRAAIGVVFQQPRPAVDPRFTLRQVVAEPLHATGRTGEAPTRVGELAEQVGLTGELLDRRPHEVSDGQLQRACLARALALRPRYLICDEMTAMLDASTTAALVRVVGERVAEDGTGVLAISHDEALLERWAATTLRLGDMTAAGPM; encoded by the coding sequence GTGCTGAGCGGCACCGGCCTGGTCGCGGGCTACCGCAAGCAGATCGCGGTCCTCGACGGGGTGGACGTCGAGGTGCCGCGCGGCACAGTGACCGGACTGGCGGGCCCCAGCGGCTGCGGGAAGTCCACATTGGCCAGAGTGCTCGCGCTGCTCCAGCGGCCGTGGTCCGGACAGGTCACCGTGGACGGTGCGGAGGCCACCGGTTTCCGGCACGCCACCTCGCGCGCGCAACGCGCCGCCATCGGCGTGGTCTTCCAGCAGCCGCGTCCCGCCGTGGACCCGCGCTTCACCCTCCGCCAGGTCGTGGCCGAGCCGCTGCACGCCACCGGCCGGACGGGCGAGGCCCCCACTAGGGTCGGCGAGCTGGCCGAGCAGGTCGGCCTGACCGGCGAGCTGCTCGACCGCAGGCCGCACGAGGTCAGCGACGGGCAGTTGCAACGAGCGTGCCTGGCCCGCGCCCTCGCGCTGCGCCCGCGCTACCTGATCTGCGACGAGATGACCGCGATGCTCGACGCCTCCACCACCGCGGCGCTGGTCCGCGTCGTCGGCGAGCGCGTCGCGGAGGACGGCACCGGTGTGCTGGCAATCAGCCACGACGAGGCGCTGCTGGAGCGCTGGGCCGCCACCACGTTGCGGCTCGGCGATATGACTGCCGCCGGGCCGATGTGA